Proteins encoded together in one Amphritea japonica ATCC BAA-1530 window:
- a CDS encoding GlxA family transcriptional regulator, whose protein sequence is MANIQKKRDFSSTMRSSNSQFLPSDHAPERPVKVGFVLLEHFSLMAFTAAVDTLVTANLVRTAPLFEHITLGVDSRKALSDLGIEIATNATLEHFAIEHRGSIDILIVCGGFRCELNQNSKLTETLKAADKLGLTLGGIWNGSIAIAHAGLLNDQPCAAHPDNHAFIREQFPLVQLADTALVMADKRASCAGPVSALQMMLTLVDQYYGEDTTRAIREILSCDQVAESGGKMKLQAGDNPTHPENLRSFMQLMNNNIEEPLTLEELAAHVGISRRQMERLFQTHLETSPSRYYLELRITHARRLLLQTNESITNVALASGFVSTSHFSNCYKDYFGVSPTAARAKK, encoded by the coding sequence ATGGCCAATATTCAAAAAAAACGTGATTTCAGTTCAACCATGCGTAGCAGTAACAGCCAGTTCCTGCCGTCAGATCACGCGCCGGAACGTCCTGTTAAAGTAGGTTTTGTCTTATTAGAACATTTCTCACTGATGGCCTTTACCGCCGCCGTCGATACGCTGGTTACGGCAAATCTTGTCCGTACGGCGCCGCTGTTCGAGCACATCACCCTGGGGGTCGATTCGCGCAAAGCCTTAAGTGATCTGGGTATTGAGATCGCCACCAATGCCACCCTGGAACACTTCGCTATCGAGCATCGCGGCAGTATCGATATCCTCATCGTCTGTGGCGGTTTCCGCTGTGAACTCAATCAAAATTCAAAACTTACCGAAACACTCAAGGCCGCAGATAAGCTGGGATTAACCCTGGGGGGGATATGGAACGGCAGTATCGCTATCGCCCATGCGGGTCTGCTTAATGATCAGCCCTGTGCAGCCCACCCCGATAACCACGCCTTTATCCGCGAACAGTTTCCCTTAGTGCAATTGGCTGATACCGCCTTAGTCATGGCGGATAAACGCGCCTCCTGTGCGGGCCCCGTCAGCGCTCTGCAGATGATGCTAACGCTGGTCGATCAGTATTATGGTGAAGATACCACACGAGCGATTCGTGAAATTCTCAGCTGTGATCAGGTCGCCGAGAGTGGCGGAAAAATGAAGCTACAGGCCGGGGATAATCCAACACACCCGGAAAACCTTCGCTCATTCATGCAGCTGATGAACAACAATATTGAAGAGCCCTTAACCCTGGAAGAACTGGCTGCGCATGTTGGGATATCCCGCCGTCAGATGGAAAGACTCTTTCAAACACATCTTGAAACCAGCCCTTCTCGCTACTATTTAGAGCTGCGGATCACCCATGCCCGCCGACTACTGCTGCAAACCAATGAAAGCATCACCAATGTCGCCCTGGCGAGTGGGTTTGTCAGCACCAGTCACTTTTCGAATTGTTATAAAGATTACTTTGGCGTATCGCCGACGGCTGCAAGGGCTAAGAAATAA